The following coding sequences lie in one Mycobacterium sp. DL440 genomic window:
- a CDS encoding ABC transporter permease, producing the protein MALRMSAFALVELQKLRHDRTELFTRMVQPALWLLIFGQTFSRLRLVDTGGVPYLAFLAPGIIAQSALFISIFYGIQIIWDRDAGILAKLMVTPAPASALVAGKAFAAGVRSVVQVVGVVLLAYLMGIAMTVNPLRILAAMAVVALGAAFFACLSMTLAGLVRKRDRLMGIGQAITMPLFFASNALYPVDMMPTWLRWLSTVNPLSYEVNALRGLLIGTPTNWALDIGVLIASAVLGVVVASLLLRRLVR; encoded by the coding sequence ATGGCATTACGAATGTCGGCCTTCGCCCTGGTCGAACTGCAGAAGCTGCGCCACGACCGCACCGAGTTGTTCACCCGCATGGTCCAGCCCGCGTTGTGGTTGTTGATCTTCGGTCAGACGTTCAGCCGGCTGCGCCTGGTCGACACCGGCGGCGTGCCCTACCTGGCCTTTCTGGCACCCGGCATCATCGCCCAGTCGGCGCTGTTCATCTCGATCTTCTACGGCATCCAGATCATCTGGGACCGTGACGCGGGCATCCTGGCCAAGCTCATGGTGACACCCGCGCCGGCCTCCGCACTGGTGGCGGGCAAGGCATTCGCTGCCGGGGTGCGCTCGGTGGTGCAGGTGGTCGGGGTGGTGCTGCTGGCCTATCTGATGGGCATCGCGATGACGGTCAATCCGCTGCGCATTCTGGCCGCGATGGCCGTGGTGGCACTCGGTGCGGCATTCTTCGCCTGCCTGTCGATGACGCTGGCCGGGTTGGTGCGCAAGCGGGACCGGCTGATGGGCATCGGCCAGGCGATCACCATGCCGTTGTTCTTCGCGTCCAACGCCCTCTACCCCGTCGACATGATGCCGACCTGGCTGCGCTGGCTGTCGACCGTCAACCCCCTCAGTTACGAGGTCAATGCGCTGCGCGGGCTGCTGATCGGCACCCCGACCAACTGGGCGCTCGACATCGGTGTGCTGATCGCGTCGGCGGTTCTCGGCGTGGTCGTCGCCTCGTTGCTGTTGCGCCGCCTGGTCCGCTGA
- a CDS encoding GntR family transcriptional regulator, producing the protein MTEPRYEVVARELRLQILRQEYAVGSSLPSESTLCTQFGVSRGPVRQALAMLKNEGLVSVSRGKPAVVRSFDTTQTLDTFTPFTQWARLTGRTAGSRTVEVARRRVTEPARAALGLADGDFVVDLLRLRLLDDEPTMLERATYTDEVGSLLFDFDTDSGSITDYLTSRGVRFESMRHVLDAVAADSVDRDNLGIDFGAPLLRERRCSWNAEGQAFEYADDRYRPDRVAFSIINSRTIDPRDVMDASGRGLGLTRPQASGSSAEQAGTSR; encoded by the coding sequence GTGACTGAGCCACGTTACGAAGTTGTCGCGCGCGAACTTCGGCTGCAGATCCTGCGCCAGGAATATGCCGTCGGGAGCTCTTTACCGAGCGAGAGCACGCTGTGCACACAGTTCGGAGTGTCGCGGGGCCCGGTCCGGCAGGCGTTGGCCATGTTGAAGAACGAAGGGCTGGTATCGGTATCGCGGGGTAAGCCCGCGGTGGTGCGCAGCTTCGACACCACCCAGACACTCGACACATTCACACCTTTCACTCAGTGGGCGCGGCTGACCGGGCGTACAGCGGGCAGCCGGACGGTGGAGGTCGCTCGCCGGCGGGTGACCGAACCCGCCCGCGCCGCGCTGGGTCTCGCCGACGGCGACTTCGTCGTCGACTTGTTGCGGCTACGTCTGCTCGACGACGAGCCGACGATGTTGGAGCGAGCCACCTACACCGATGAGGTCGGCTCGTTGTTGTTCGATTTCGACACTGACTCCGGATCAATCACCGATTACCTCACCTCGCGTGGCGTGCGGTTCGAGTCGATGCGCCACGTACTCGATGCGGTCGCGGCCGACTCAGTTGACCGTGACAATCTCGGAATTGACTTTGGCGCACCGCTTTTGCGAGAACGCCGGTGCTCCTGGAATGCCGAGGGGCAAGCCTTCGAATATGCCGACGACCGGTATCGACCCGATCGAGTTGCGTTCAGCATCATCAACTCACGCACCATCGACCCGCGCGACGTAATGGACGCGTCGGGTCGAGGGCTCGGCCTCACTCGCCCGCAGGCATCCGGCTCCAGTGCGGAACAAGCAGGCACATCGAGATGA